The proteins below are encoded in one region of Silene latifolia isolate original U9 population chromosome 2, ASM4854445v1, whole genome shotgun sequence:
- the LOC141641524 gene encoding putative F-box/FBD/LRR-repeat protein At1g78760: protein MLQHNRWNSLPDDIIGKIISDLKFPRGGTVNITTTDFNVKLLIPVEYNISEFWNILDNLFTLFTTPCMNTFSIDLGRSLYLEPCVKPILDSWARRLRACNTQHIAMLGYSTLGERVCPPSFFQIQSLVSLHLSSLLFVKHSNRFVSHPIILPNLEKLSLGSVDYEFLGRILSSCPLLVYLCFSLYVKPKGKIRSVSISSKSLNRLRITTDMSSVLEDIIDVVINAPILENLSIIANSSSFVSMRTFDSILNLKSLLLDGGLTTKLFNSPTGIIFPNLTNLTLFEINSFDLLMATSKQQMLHCPNLKVLVLQFSTMYDIVWDTKAISFVLVEHVNHLKLIMGTVRIDQQTLNLVTWLLTSAPVLNKLVISGCGTRPSDDSLSKFRKTLLECAEETSRCQIKFLGGYKLE, encoded by the coding sequence ATGCTACAACATAATAGATGGAACTCCCTTCCGGACGACATTATCGGCAAGATTATCTCCGACCTCAAGTTTCCTCGAGGCGGCACTGTCAATATTACCACCACTGATTTCAACGTCAAATTACTCATACCAGTTGAATACAATATTTCCGAGTTTTGGAACATTCTTGATAACCTTTTCACATTATTCACCACACCTTGTATGAACACCTTTAGTATTGATCTTGGCCGTTCCCTCTATTTAGAACCTTGTGTAAAGCCTATATTAGACTCATGGGCTCGTCGACTACGTGCTTGTAACACCCAACACATAGCAATGCTTGGTTATTCTACATTGGGTGAACGAGTTTGTCCGCCTAGCTTTTTTCAAATTCAGTCGTTGGTATCACTTCACTTGTCATCATTACTGTTTGTCAAACACTCTAATCGGTTTGTTTCACATCCCATTATTCTTCCAAACCTTGAGAAACTTAGCCTTGGTTCGGTTGATTACGAATTTTTGGGACGGATATTAAGTAGTTGTCCATTGCTTGTATACTTGTGCTTTTCCCTTTATGTTAAGCCAAAGGGTAAAATTCGTTCGGTGTCAATATCAAGTAAGAGTTTGAATCGATTGCGTATAACTACAGATATGTCGTCGGTCCTTGAAGACATTATTGACGTTGTTATTAATGCTCCAATATTGGAGAATTTATCCATTATTGCTAATTCTTCTTCGTTTGTATCAATGCGGACATTCGATTCAATTTTGAATCTCAAGTCGCTTCTACTCGACGGTGGTTTAACGACGAAGCTCTTCAATAGTCCTACCGGGATTATCTTCCCTAATTTGACAAACCTTACATTATTTGAAATTAACTCCTTTGACTTGTTAATGGCAACATCAAAACAACAAATGTTGCATTGTCCAAATTTAAAGGTTCTTGTGTTACAGTTTTCTACCATGTACGATATTGTTTGGGATACAAAGGCTATATCATTTGTGCTAGTTGAACATGTGAATCACTTGAAATTAATTATGGGTACGGTTCGAATCGACCAACAAACGTTGAATCTTGTGACATGGTTGTTAACAAGTGCTCCGGTTTTGAACAAGCTTGTCATCAGTGGATGTGGCACTCGTCCTAGCGATGATTCTTTGAGCAAATTTCGCAAAACTTTACTCGAGTGTGCCGAGGAGACTTCACGTTGCCAAATCAAGTTCTTAGGAGGATATAAGCTAGAATGA